The Enterobacter huaxiensis sequence TTTGATCATCGTTATTATCGCCACGGAAGTGCTGGTTCCCGGCGCCGCCTAAGCTAAATTTCTGAATACCTTAAAGCGCCTGCGGGCGCTTTTTGTGTTTTAATAACTGCCAGAAATTAATCGCGTTTCATCAATCAGGAAATCAAATGTTCAGGAAGGATGTCATTATCCCGTCCGGCGCCATGGCGCTCGCACTTTGTGTATTCTCCATCGAGGCCGAACCGCTCAAGGCAACGCAATACGCCGATTTCGATCGCTACGTTCTGGCGCTTTCCTGGCAAACCGGGTTTTGTCAAAGCATGGCCGATCGCAGCCGCAAGGAGCCTGACGAGTGCCGCCTGCAAAAAGAGAGTGCCAGCAAGAGTGATTTCCTGACCGTTCACGGCCTGTGGCCCGGCCTGCCGAAGTCTATAGCGTCGCGCGGGGTAGACGAACGTCGCTGGATGCGCTTTGGCTGCGCCACCCGCCCGCTGCCGAACATGCCGGAAGCCAAAGCCAGCCGCAAATGCGCCGCCGCCGAAACCGGCCTGTCCCTGTCCGGGGCGGCAAAGCTGAACAGCGTCATGCCCGGCGCGGGCGGGAACTCCTGCCTGGAACGCTACGAGTATGCTAAACACGGCGTCTGCTTCGGGTTCGACCCCGACGCCTATTTTGGCACCATGGTGCGTTTGAATCAGGAAGTCAAAAGCAGCGCGGTGGGAAAATTCCTCGCGGATAACTACGGCAAAACCGTTACCCGCAGCGCCTTTGACAAGGCTGTCGCCACCACCTGGGGCAGGGAAAATGTCAAAGCGTTCAAGCTCACCTGCAACGGTAACCCGGCCTACCTGACGGAAATGCAGATCTCCCTGAAGGCCGACACCATAAATAATCCGCTTTCCGCAGGTTCGTTTGCGCCACAGCCGCATCCCGGCAGCTGCGGCAAACAGTTTGTAATCGACAAAGTCGGATATTAATTCTCTTCCGGGCCTCCCCTGCCCGGATTTTCATTCATTTCCGTTATATGACGATTAGCGTCACACTTCCGCGCATACGCATCATTCATCCAGCTATTGCATCATTTATCCGGTAAACACAATCGAAACCTCCCCGCCATAATCGAGGCGTCATCTACTGGAGGAATTTCACATGGCTAAAAAATTGATCGCGCTGTGCGCCTGCCCGATGGGTCTGGCACATACCTTTATGGCCGCTCAGGCGCTGGAAGATGCCGCCACGGAAGCAGGCTACGAGGTCAAGATTGAAACGCAGGGTGCAGACGGCATCCAGAACCGCTTAACGGCGCAGGATATCGCCGAAGCCGACATTATCATCCACGCCATCGCCATCACCCCGGAAGACAACGAGCGCTTCGAAACGCGCGACGTCTACGAGATCACGCTTCAGGACGCCATTAAAAACGCGGCGGGCACCCTGAAAGAGATCGAAGAGATGATCGCAGCAGAACAATAATAATTTTCAACCTCAGGGGTTTTCGTCATGGCAATTAAAAAACGCAGTGCGGTTCGCCCGGAAGGTCACGAGGGCGGTACGCTCGCAATCAAACCCGCGCCGGTTGCCACCAGCAACGCTTTCTGGAAGGAACTTCCTCAGCACATTATGTCGGGTATTTCCCGCATGGTGCCGACACTCATTATGGGCGGGGTGATCCTCGCCATTTCACAGCTTATCGCCTACGTCTGGCTGGAAATTCCGCCCGATACCGGCATTTTGGACGCGCTGAACTCGGGCAAATTTACCGGGTTCAATCTCTCCGTTCTGAAATTCGGCTATCTCACCGAATCCTTCGGCGGGCTGCTGTTTAGTTTTGCAATCCCGATGTTTTCCGCCTTTGTCGCCAACTCCATCGGCGGCAAGCTGGCCTTCCCGGCCGGTTTTATCGGCGGTCTAGTCGCCACGCAGCCCACGCTGGTATTGAATTTCGATCCTGAAAAACTGACCTGGCTTGCCACCAAACCCGTGCCTTCCACCTTTATTGGCGCGCTGATTATCGCGATTGCAGCAGGCTACCTGGTGAAGTGGCTGAACACGAAAATCAGCGTGCCGCAGTATCTGCTGGCCTTCAAAAGCACCTTCCTGATCCCGATTCTCTCCGCGCTGTTTGTCATGCTGGCGATGTATTACGTCATCACCCCCATTGGCGGCTGGTTAAATGCGGGTATGCGCACCCTGCTGCTCGCTGCTGGTCAGGCGGGTTCGATGATGTACGCCATCGGCATGGCGGCCGCGACGGCCATTGATCTCGGCGGGCCTATCAACAAAGCGGCCGGTTTTGTCGGGCTGGGGTTAACCACCGACCACGTATTGCCGATCACCTCGCGCGCGGTGGCCATTGTCATTCCACCGATTGGCCTCGGCCTGGCCACGCTTATCGATCGCCGTCTGACCGGCAAACGCCTGTTCAGCCCGCAGCTCTATCCGCAGGGCAAAACGGCGATGTTCCTCGCCTTTATGGGGATCAGCGAAGGCGCCATTCCGTTTTTACTGGAGAACCCGCTCGCTACGCTGCCCGCGTACATGATCGGTGCGATCGCCGGCGCCATGACCGCTACCGCGCTGGGTGCCGTTCAGTGGTTCCCGGAATCGGCAATCTGGGCGTGGCCGCTGGTGACCAATCTCGGCGCCTATATGCTGAGCATTCTTGTCGGCGCGGTCATTACCGCCCTGCTGGTGGTCACCATCCGCAACAGCATGCACAAACGCGGAAAACTCGCCATCGATACGCTGTAATGGGGTGAAGAATGGATTTACTGACAAAGCTCCGCCACTGGCTGGCAGCAGAAAAGCTGGATGGCGTACTGATTGCGTCGCGCCAGAATAAACAGCCGCATCTGGGGATTTCAACCGGTTCAGGCTACGTGCTGGTGACGCAGGCGCGCGCACACATCCTGGTGGATTTTCGCTATTACAACGATATCGCCTCGCGCGCGGCGGGCTACCGGATGCATCTGCTTGATGCAGCAAACCCGTTTGCCACGGTAGTGAACCGCCTCATTGCCGAGGAAAACCTCGCCACGCTGGGGTTCGAAGGTGAACACGTCAGCTGGCAAACCGGCAGTCAGTGGCGCGACACGCTAGGTACAACGCTTTGCGGTATCTCCCTTGATGCCCTGCGGCAGATAAAAACGGCGGACGAAATTGCCCGCATTCGCGCGGCCTGTCGCATTGCCGACAGCGCAGCACGGCACATCCGTCGCTTTATCCAGCCAGGCATGCGCGAGCGCGAGGTCGCCGCCGAGCTGGAGTGGTTTATGAAGCAGCAGGGGGCGGAAAAGCCCTCTTTCGACACCATCGTTGCCAGCGGGCCGCGCGGCGCCCTGCCGCATGGAAAAGCCTCTGACAAAGTGATTAATGCAGGGGAACTGATCACTCTCGATTTTGGCGCCCAACACCAGGGATACTGCTCGGACATGACGAGGACGTTCCTTGTCGCCGGACAGAGCCAGAGCCCCGAAAAGCATCCGCTTTATCAGGTCTATCAGACCGTGCTGGAGGCGCAGCTCGCGGCCATCCGCGCGATTCGCCCCGGTATTCCCTGCCATCAGGTGGACAGCGCCGCCCGCTCGGTGATTGAACGCGCGGGCTACGGGCCGCAGTTCGGCCACAATACCGGGCACGCCATCGGCATTGATGTCCATGAAAACCCGCGCTTTTCTCCAACCGATAGCACGCTGCTGCAGCCCGGTATGCTCTTGACCGTCGAACCGGGTATCTACCTTGAGGGCGCGGGCGGCGTGCGCATTGAAGACGTCGTTCTGGTGACGGAGACGGGAGCCGAGGTGCTCTACGCCATGGATAAGACCCTGCAAATAACGGGAGAACGGTAATGGACCATGAATTACTGCGCGCGCTGAGCGAAGCCGATGCGATTGCCGCCTCAGAACAGGAGGTGCGCGACATCCTGATCGGTGAGGCGCATAAGCACCATAAAGAGGTGCAGTTTGACGGCCTCGGCTCCGTGCTCATCCGCGTTAACCAGAGCAGCGGGCCGAAGGTGATGGTCTGCGCCCATATGGACGAAGTCGGGTTTATGGTGCGCAGCATTACGAAGGAAGGGGCGATCGACGTGCTGCCGATTGGCAACGTGCGCATGATGGCACGCACCCTACAGCCGGTCCGCATAACCACGCGTGACGGACGGAAAATCCCCGGTTTGCTGGATGGGGACGTCAACGGCGCTACCGTTGACAATCTGCGCGTCGACATCGGTGCCATCTCGGCTGAAGAGGTGTTAGCCAGCGGCATTGACGCGGGTGACCGCGTGACGTTCGATACCCTGTTTCAGCGTCTTCCCCACCGCCGCGTGATGGGAAAAGCCTTTGACGACCGGCTCGGTTGTTACCTGCTGATCGCCCTGCTGCGCGAGCTCCATCGGGCGCCGCTCGACTGCGAGCTATGGCTCGTAGCAAGCTCAAGCGAGGAGGTAGGCCTGCGGGGTGGAGAGACCGCTACGCGGGCCATCAACCCCGATATCGCGCTGGTGCTCGATACCGCCTGCTGGTCTAAAAACTTTGATTACGGCAGCGCAAACCATCGCCAGATTGGCGCGGGCCCCATGCTGGTGCTGTATGACAAAACCCTTATCGCCCCGCCAAAACTGACGGCGTTTATTGAAAAAGTCGCGCGCCCATTAGGCATCCCGCTGCAAAAAGACATGTTCAGCAACGGCGGCACCGACGGGGGAGCGGTACATCTCTCCGGCACGGGCGTGCCTGCCGTGGTGCTGGGCCCGCCGACCCGACACGGGCACTGCGCGGCATCCATCGCCGACGAAAACGACATTAACCACACCCATCAACTGCTTGTCGCCCTTGTGGCATGCATGAACCGTGAGACCGTGGCTCACCTGACGGACTTCAGGTGCTGATCTCACGCGGTAAGGAGTAACCATGCTTTCGATTGAATTTTTCTGCCCACTGCCCAACGGGCTGCACGCGCGCCCGGCCTGGGCGCTGAAGGAGCAGTGCAGCGCATGGCACTGCGATATCCGTTTTATCAACAAACGCCTTAACACCCACGCGGATGCCAAAAGTTCGCTGGCGCTGATCGGCACGGGGACGCTGTTCAACGACAGCTGCGTGCTGGAACTGAGCGGTAGCGACGAGGAGCAGGCACGACGCGCCCTTGAGCAGTATATCAATGCGGAATTTATCGACAGCGACAGCATACCTTCCGGTGATGCGCCCCACGTTGCCCATCCCCTTCCCCGCTCGCTGGTGCGGCTCAACCCGCAGCTGCAGCACGCCATTACGCTCGCCACCGGCATCGGTACCGGCACATTGCAAGGCTGGCAAAGCGATAATCTCCAGCGCTATCGCCAGAACCCGGCGTCGCCGGAGGACTGTACGCGCCTGGAACACAGCCTGGCCACGCTTGCAGAGCAGCTTAACCATCGCCTGCGCGGGCTTGAAGGCGAGAGTAAAACCATCATCAGCGCCCATCTCTCGCTGATTCAGGATGATGAATTTGGGGGCAACATACGCCGCCTGATAAGCAGCGATCGGCTTAGCCTTGCCGACGCCATCATTCGTAACATGGAGCAGATCTGCGACAAGCTGTCTAACTCGGCCAGCGACTACCTTCGTGAGCGCGTCAGCGATATCCGCGACATCAGCGAGCAGCTGCTGACTATCACCTGGCCTGAACTCCAGCAGGCCTCCGGGTTTACCCTCAACGCGCCCACGATTCTGGTGGCCGAAGATTTAACGCCCAGCCAGTTTTTAAGCCTCGACACCCGCTACCTGGCAGGCATGGTGCTGGAGAAAACGGGGCGAACGTCGCACACGCTGATACTGGCACGCGCCGCGTCCATTCCCGTGCTGAGCGGCCAAACGGTCTCCTCGCTGGCGCCGTTTATGGGCAAAGAGGCGGTTCTGGACGGCATCTGCAGCGTACTGGTTACGGAGCCCAATGAGGCCGTGAGCCGCTACTATAGCGTGGCGCAGCGCCTCGCCGAGATCCGCCACCAGCAGCAGATCAAAGACGCAGGGCTGCCTGCACTCACGCGGGATAACGTTCCGGTAGATATTGCGGCCAACATCGGCAGCGCGCTGGAGGCCCCTGGCGCGTTCGCCTGCGGCGCGCAGGGCGTTGGCCTGTTTCGAACCGAGATGCTTTACATGGACCGCGATAGCGCCCCGGACGAGCAGGAGCAATTTGAAGCCTACCAGCAGGTCCTTCTCTCCGCAGAGGGTAAACCCGTCATCTTCCGCACCATGGACATTGGCGGCGACAAGCAGATCCCGTACCTGAATATTCCGCAGGAGGAGAATCCGTTCCTCGGCTATCGCGCGGTGCGCATCTATCCGGAGTTTGCTCACCTGTTCCGCACCCAGCTTCGCGCCATTTTACGCGCGGGTGCCAGCGGAAATGCGCTGCTGATGATCCCGATGGTGCATAGCCTGGATCAGATTTTATGGGTCAAAAAGGAAATGCAAAACGTGCGGGACGAGCTGGCGTCGCAAGGACTGCGCCATACGCCGCACCTGCCGCTGGGGATTATGGTTGAAGTGCCTGCCGTCTGTTTTATCATCGACCACTTCTGCGAAGAGGTCGATTTCTTCAGCATCGGCTCAAACGACATGACCCAATATCTTTACGCGGTCGATCGCAACAACCCGCGCGTATCGCCGCTATACAACCCGATCGCGCCGTCATTTTTACGCATGGTGCGCCAGATCGTCACGGCCGCCCACCGCTACGGTAAATGGGTCGGGATTTGCGGTGAGCTTGCCGGCGAACGTCGTTATCTCCCCCTGCTGCTGGGGCTTGGCATCGACGAGTTCAGCATGAGCGGGCCGCGTATCCCCGCCGTGAAAACCCAGCTGCGCCAGCTGGCGATGACGGCCTGCCGGGAGCTGGCCGATAGCGCCTGCGAGTGTCGCAGCGCGGAAGAGATAGAAACCCTGCTGGCCGATTTCACACCTGAAGAGCCCGCGCGACCGCTGCTGGCGCGGGAGACCATCGTCTTCGGTCAGCCGCTCACCTCCAAAGAGCAGGTGCTCCAGTATCTGTGCGGCAACCTGGCGATTCAGGGACGCACAGATAATCCGCTGGAGCTGGAAGAGGATATCTGGCAGCGCGAAGAGATTGTCACCACGGCCGTCGGGTTCGGCGTGGCCATTCCGCACACGAAATCGCAGTGGATACGCCACTCCAGCATCAGCATTGCGCGTCTGGAAAAGCCCATCGACTGGGAGTCCGACATGGGCGACGTGGAGCTGGTGATCATGCTGACGCTGGGCGCGCAGGAGGGGAACAACCATGTGAAAGTATTCTCACAGCTGGCGAGGAAGCTGGTGAACAAAGCGTTTCGGGAAGCCCTGTTCGCGGCTGATTCACCGGAAAGCATGCTTGACCTGCTCACTGCTGAAATCACCTTTTGATTGCTACTGGAAGCGGGCGCGATACTCCCCCGGCGTCAGACCAAACTGGCGCCGAAACAGCCTGGAAAAATAGTCGCTGTCGGCGTACCCGCAGCGCTTCGCCACCTCGCCCACCGGCAGGTGGTATTTTTGCAGAATAGTGCGCGCTTTGCCCATTCGCACCCAGCGAACGTAATCCACAAAGCTCATCGTGCCGTGCTGCGAAAACAGGCGCGACAGGTGGTTAGGGGAAATCGTAAACAGCGCGGCGACGCTCTCACGCGAAAGGGGTTCCGCATAATTATTCTGCAGCCAGCTGCAGATGCTCTGGTAGAGAAACGCCCCGCGCGAAAGCCCCGGCTCGGCGCATGCCGAGGCCACCTTCCGACACCAGTGAAGCAGGCTTAGCGTCAGAGGCTGAATAATGGCCTGATCCTGCGGTGACGCGCTCAGATGCGTAAGCGCCATCAGCATGGCGGCACACTCGCCTCTTTCCGGATGCGGAAGCTGCACGTTGCGCTGAGGCTGCCCGTTGCCCGGCCCCTGAAACGCCAGCCCCAGCCAGGAGGGTGCAAAGACAATGCTCAGCAGCATCACCGGCTCGTCAAACATCGGCACATTGGCCGCCTGGGCAGGCACAAACAGCATCTCCCCCTGACGGATCGCCTTTTGCTCCGGGATCAGCTGGTTGCCATACACCCCGCGCAGGACCACGTCGAGACGGGGCCACTCAGAACGAAAACGCCCGGCAGGTGCCGGGGCCGGCGAGTGAGCAAACCAGACCCGCCCCAGCTGCTGGGGGTTCAGCACCAGCCCGCTGAGCAGGTCGGCAAAAAACTGCCGATCGGCGGGAAGCCGGGTATCAAGCATGTTATCCCCTGCGCGCGTCGGGGCGAACCAGGTCAAACCGATGCGTATCGCTGATCCCATAGTAGGCCGTTGGCCCACCCGCGCGCAGAATCGGCTGCGCCTTCGCGGTCTGGTAAATGCCCTCTTCCAGCAGCGTATCGGCAATATGAATACCGACCACTTCCCCCAGCACCAGCCAGGTGTCAACCGGCGTACCGTCGGCGCCCGTCAGCTGGATGCACTGCGACAGGCGGCACTCAAAGTTAACCGGGCTTTCCGCCACGCGCGGCGCGTTCACCAGCTGGCTGGCCGCAGGCGTGAGCCCGGCAAAGGTAAATTCATCTTCACCGTGGGGAAGCGTGACGGAGGTTTCATTCATTGCCTCGGCCAGGTCGCGCGTCGCCAGGTTCCAGACAAATTCGCCCGTTTCGGTAATATTGCGCACGCTGTCCTTCCAGCCGTTGCTGGAAAAGCCGATGATTGGCGGGCGGTAGTTGAAGCAGTTAAAGAAGCTGTACGGGGCGAGGTTAAGCTGGCCCGCTTTGTCGCAGGAAGAGATCCAGCCAATCGGACGCGGGCCGATGATGGCGTTCAGCGGGTCATGCGGCAGGCCGTGCCCCTGAGAAGGTTGGTAGAAGTACATAGTGCTCTCTCATTGGTGGGGCAGACGCGAACTACGCTTCGCTCATTGCCCTGTTTCAGGACGCTCAGCGTAACGCAATCCGCCAAAAATTAAGAAGGATAATGCAGATTTGTATCGCGTCACGTTTTTCGCCAAAAATTCATATGACCGATGAATGTGACCAACATCACTTCAAACTTGCCCGCTCAGTGAGTATCATCGGGAGAGTTAAACCCTCGCTGCCAGACGGCGAGGGTTTTCTTTTGGATTGGTTTCTGCGTTACACGCAGCATTAACGACATGGAGTAAAAAATGTCCAGACCCACAATTATCATTAATGAACTCGACGCAGAACGCATTGACCGACTTCTGGAAAAAGCTGAATTCGCTTCACTCCCGGTAGCAGACGCGCTGAATGAAGAACTCGACCGGGCGCAAATGTGTACGGCTGAAACCATGCCGCATGACGTGGTGACCATGAACAGCCAGGTCAAATTCCGCAACCTGACCACCGGTGAAGAGCTGACCCGCACGCTGGTCTATCCGGCGCAGATGACCGACAGCAGCGCCCAGCTCTCCGTTCTGGCCCCCGTTGGCGCAGCCCTGCTTGGGCTTCGCGCGGGTGACACTATCCACTGGGAATTACCGGGAGGTGCCTCCGCCCATCTGGAAGTGCTGGAACTGCTTTATCAGCCAGAAGCGGCGGGCGATTACCTGCGTTAATTCACCCGCTCTCATTGCCCAGAGGATGCATACGCATCCTCTTTCGGTGATATCACCCATTTTTCCTATGTCGCTCAAAATCCCCTTAATCCACGCTTAATCTGTTTTAGTGCCGCGGGGACGGTCATGGGTGAAACACTCGCTATTATGCTGGTTTTTCTGATTTTTTTGGCGGTAATCGTCACGGCAGTGCTGTATCTTGAGCGTCACTGGTAAGCGAGCTGCGTCACACCACCCCGCCGGGGAACGCGTTGACCAGCCCTTTTACCTTCTGCTCCGCCGCCTCAGGCGTATCTGCGCCAGGCACCAGGATCACCTTGCGGCACTCCTCTTCCCGTTTTTCAAAAATCTTGTAGGCGCGTTCAGCATCCGACAGCGGCAGATAGTGCGTGACGATCTCCTCAGGCGTGAGCAGGCCTTTTTCAATCAGCGGCAGCAGCTCTCCCAGCCAGGCATGCACGTGCGTCTGGCCCATCTTAAAGCTCAGCCCCTTATCAAACGCATCGCCAAACAGGAAGCCGTGTATAAAACCGGCATAGACGCCGGGCACGCTCACCACGCCGCCGCGACGCACGGCTGCAATACACTGGCGCAGGGCTTTACCGCTGCTGCCCTCAATTTTGAGATTGCTGAGGATCGTTTCCGTGGTGCTGCCTTTGGCTTCAAACCCGACGGCATCAATCACCGCATCTACGCCGCGCTGCCCGGCCGTCTGCTCGATAATTTTTTCCGCCGCATCGTTATCGTCGTCGAAGTTAATGGGGATGGCACCGTAACGCTCCTGGGCAAATCGCAGCCGATACGGGTGATGGTCAATCACGAAAATCTGCTCAGCGCCCAGAAGCCGCGCGCAGGCAATGGTCAGTAAACCGACCGGCCCCGCGCCGAAAACCGCCACGCTTGAGCCTTTTTCAATCTGCGCGTTTTTTGCCGCCTGCCAGGCGGTAGGCAGGATGTCAGACAGGAACAGCGCTTTATCATCGGAGAGAAGCTGGGGCACTTTGAACGGCCCCACGTTGCCCTTCGGCACGCGAACGTACTCCGCCTGACCGCCCGGTACCCCGCCGTAAAGGTGGCTATAGCCGAACAGCGCTGCGGGCGCGGGGATCTGCTTCTTATTCAGCGCAGCCCCCTGCCCGGCGTTGGTTTTCTCGCAGGCGGCGTACTGCTGCATCTGGCAAAAGAAGCAGTCCCCGCAGGCAATGACGAAGGGAATAACCACCCGCTCGCCCTTCTGGAGGTTCTTCACATCCCTTCCCGTTTCGACCACTTCGCCCATAAATTCATGGCCAAAAATATCGCCGTGTTCCACCTTCGGGATCTTGCCGCGATAGAGATGCAGGTCGGACCCGCAAATCGCCGTGGCCGTCACGCGCAGGATGATATCGTCAGGTTGTTCAATTACGGGATCGGGGACATTCTCAACGCGAACATGGTGCGGACCGTGGTAGGTGAGTGCTTTCATGCGACCTCCGAAAGGATGTGGGTAAGCTTATAAAAGGGTAGCGTCCTCTGGCGGTCTGCCCTGGAATCCGGGCGTTTTGAGATTTATCCTGGCGAGATAAAAAAGTGCTGTTGAGATTACAGAAACCAATAATATTTTATGTTTGAATGAATTCAGCGTTTATAAACAAGGAGAAACGGTTATGTATAAGACAATCATTATGCCGGTTGATGTTTTTGAAATGGAACTGAGCGACAAGGCCGTACGTCACGCGGAATTCCTGGCGCAGCAGGACGGCATTATTCATCTCATGCACGTATTGCCGGGTTCCGCCAGCCTGAGCCTGCACCGCTTTGCCGCCGACGTGCGCCGCTTCGAAGAGCATCTGCAGCACGAAGCCGAAACGCGCCTGCAAACCATGGCCGGGCACTTCACTATCGATCCTTCTCGCATTAAAACCCACGTCCGGTTCGGCAGCGTGCGCGACGCCGTTAACGAGCTTGCGGAGGAGCTAAAGGCTGACGTTGTGGTGATCGGCTCCCGCAATCCGTCGATTACCACCCATCTTCTGGGATCGAACGCGTCGAGCGTCATCCGCCACACGCACATTCCGGTGATGGTGGTCAGATAAAAAAAAGAGGCCACCTTTCGGTGGCCTCTTGCTATTGCAGGTGTCGTCTTACTTTCTTTTATTATGCTGTTTTGGTACGGATCAGGTAGTCAAACGAACTCAGTGACGCCTTCGCACCTTCGCCGGTCGCGATGATGATCTGTTTGTAAGGCACGGTCGTACAGTCACCCGCCGCAAACACGCCCTTCACGCTGGTTTCGCATTTGGCATCGATGATGATTTCGCCCATGCGGTTGCGCTCAATCGCGCCTTCCAGCCAGGTGGTGTTTGGCAGCAGGCCAATCTGGACGAAGATCCCCGCCAGCGGCACGCTGTGAACATCACCCGTTACGCGGTCGCGGTATTCCAGACCCGTCACTTTGCTGCCGTCGCCCTTCACTTCCGTGGTCTGCGCGTTCAGCACGATATCGACGTTTTTCAGGCTGCGAACTTTATCCTGCAGCACCTGGTCGGCCTTCATCTCTGGCGCAAATTCCAGCAGGGTCACGTGTTCAACGATACCCGCCAGGTCGATAGCCGCTTCCACGCCGGAGTTACCGCCGCCGATCACCGCCACGCGCTTGCCTTTGAACAGCGGGCCGTCGCAGTGCGGGCAGTAGGTTACGCCTTTAGTGCGATACTGATCTTCACCCGGCACGTTCATGTTGCGCCATTTCGCGCCGGTCGCAATGATGATGCTGCGCGCTTTCAGCACCGCGCCGGACGCGGTTTCAATCTGGTGCAGACCACCTTCAACCGCCGCAGGAACCAGCCTGCTGGCGCTCTGGCTGTCGATGACGTCAACCTCGTAATCGCTAACGTGCGCCTTCAGCGCGCCGGCCAGCTTCTGACCTTCGGTTTTCGGCACGGAGATGTAGTTTTCGATGTCCACGGTATCGAGTACCTGGCCACCAAAACGTTCGCCCATCAGGCCGGTACGAATGCCTTTACGCGCGGAATACACCGCCGCCGCCGCCCCCGCAGGGCCGGAGCCCACAATCAGCACGTCGTATGCATCACGCTTGTTCAGCGCTTCCGCCGTGCGTTTTTCGGCACCGGTATCCACTTTGGCAACGATTTCGGTCAGCGTCATGCGGCCCTGGCCGAACTCCTGGCCGTTCAGGTAGACCGCCGGAACGCCCATCACGTTACGATCGGTGATTTCGTTCTGGAACGTACCGCCGTCAATCGCCGTGTGCTTGATGCGCGGGTTCAGGACTGACATCAGGTTCAGCGCCTGCACCACGTCCGGGCAGTTGTGACAGGAGAGCGAGTAATAGGTCTCAAACTCAAAATCGCCGTCGATATCGCGGATCTGCTCCAGCAGCGCCTGCGCTTCTTTAGACGGATGACCGCCGGTCCACAGCAGCGCCAGCACCAGAGAGGTAAATTCGTGCCCCAGCGGCGAACCGGCAAAACGCGGCCCGCGATCGGAACCCGGGTTGGTAATCAGGAAAGAAGGTTTGCGAACGGCCAGCGTGTTGTCTTCTTTGAACGTCACCTTTGGTGACAGCTCGGCGATCTCTGCCAGCAGCGCTTTGATTTCTGCCGATTTCGCGCTGTCGTCAAGCGTAGCAATCAGCTCCACGGGTTTGGTCAGTTTCTCAAGGTAGGCCTTGAGCTGGGTTTTCATGTTTGTGTCGAGCATTATTCTTCCCTCTCTTAAGACGTCATCATGCAAGCTGCCTTGCACAGGCGGCCTGAATGCAACTTGCATCATGGTGCTTGGATGAAATGGGCGCGGGTGCGCCCATTGATTGCCGGGTGGTACT is a genomic window containing:
- the uspG gene encoding universal stress protein UspG, encoding MYKTIIMPVDVFEMELSDKAVRHAEFLAQQDGIIHLMHVLPGSASLSLHRFAADVRRFEEHLQHEAETRLQTMAGHFTIDPSRIKTHVRFGSVRDAVNELAEELKADVVVIGSRNPSITTHLLGSNASSVIRHTHIPVMVVR
- a CDS encoding zinc-dependent alcohol dehydrogenase, which gives rise to MKALTYHGPHHVRVENVPDPVIEQPDDIILRVTATAICGSDLHLYRGKIPKVEHGDIFGHEFMGEVVETGRDVKNLQKGERVVIPFVIACGDCFFCQMQQYAACEKTNAGQGAALNKKQIPAPAALFGYSHLYGGVPGGQAEYVRVPKGNVGPFKVPQLLSDDKALFLSDILPTAWQAAKNAQIEKGSSVAVFGAGPVGLLTIACARLLGAEQIFVIDHHPYRLRFAQERYGAIPINFDDDNDAAEKIIEQTAGQRGVDAVIDAVGFEAKGSTTETILSNLKIEGSSGKALRQCIAAVRRGGVVSVPGVYAGFIHGFLFGDAFDKGLSFKMGQTHVHAWLGELLPLIEKGLLTPEEIVTHYLPLSDAERAYKIFEKREEECRKVILVPGADTPEAAEQKVKGLVNAFPGGVV
- a CDS encoding flavin reductase family protein, whose translation is MYFYQPSQGHGLPHDPLNAIIGPRPIGWISSCDKAGQLNLAPYSFFNCFNYRPPIIGFSSNGWKDSVRNITETGEFVWNLATRDLAEAMNETSVTLPHGEDEFTFAGLTPAASQLVNAPRVAESPVNFECRLSQCIQLTGADGTPVDTWLVLGEVVGIHIADTLLEEGIYQTAKAQPILRAGGPTAYYGISDTHRFDLVRPDARRG
- the ahpF gene encoding alkyl hydroperoxide reductase subunit F produces the protein MLDTNMKTQLKAYLEKLTKPVELIATLDDSAKSAEIKALLAEIAELSPKVTFKEDNTLAVRKPSFLITNPGSDRGPRFAGSPLGHEFTSLVLALLWTGGHPSKEAQALLEQIRDIDGDFEFETYYSLSCHNCPDVVQALNLMSVLNPRIKHTAIDGGTFQNEITDRNVMGVPAVYLNGQEFGQGRMTLTEIVAKVDTGAEKRTAEALNKRDAYDVLIVGSGPAGAAAAVYSARKGIRTGLMGERFGGQVLDTVDIENYISVPKTEGQKLAGALKAHVSDYEVDVIDSQSASRLVPAAVEGGLHQIETASGAVLKARSIIIATGAKWRNMNVPGEDQYRTKGVTYCPHCDGPLFKGKRVAVIGGGNSGVEAAIDLAGIVEHVTLLEFAPEMKADQVLQDKVRSLKNVDIVLNAQTTEVKGDGSKVTGLEYRDRVTGDVHSVPLAGIFVQIGLLPNTTWLEGAIERNRMGEIIIDAKCETSVKGVFAAGDCTTVPYKQIIIATGEGAKASLSSFDYLIRTKTA
- the rnk gene encoding nucleoside diphosphate kinase regulator, whose amino-acid sequence is MSRPTIIINELDAERIDRLLEKAEFASLPVADALNEELDRAQMCTAETMPHDVVTMNSQVKFRNLTTGEELTRTLVYPAQMTDSSAQLSVLAPVGAALLGLRAGDTIHWELPGGASAHLEVLELLYQPEAAGDYLR
- the yldA gene encoding small membrane protein YldA, coding for MLVFLIFLAVIVTAVLYLERHW
- a CDS encoding helix-turn-helix transcriptional regulator, yielding MLDTRLPADRQFFADLLSGLVLNPQQLGRVWFAHSPAPAPAGRFRSEWPRLDVVLRGVYGNQLIPEQKAIRQGEMLFVPAQAANVPMFDEPVMLLSIVFAPSWLGLAFQGPGNGQPQRNVQLPHPERGECAAMLMALTHLSASPQDQAIIQPLTLSLLHWCRKVASACAEPGLSRGAFLYQSICSWLQNNYAEPLSRESVAALFTISPNHLSRLFSQHGTMSFVDYVRWVRMGKARTILQKYHLPVGEVAKRCGYADSDYFSRLFRRQFGLTPGEYRARFQ